The Mannheimia granulomatis sequence ATTTGAGCTTGAGATGAAAACTGAAGCATTGGCAATTTGTGCTGAGCTACCAAGCCTTAATCAGTCAGAACAAGCTCATGGGATAGTGTTGTATCAGCCTGATTGGCATCAAGGAGTTCTGGGCATTCTTGCTTCACGTATCAAAGATCAATTTAACCGTCCTGTGATTGCTTTTGCACAAGAAAGTGATGAAAGTGAATATCTAAAAGGTTCAGCTCGTTCTATTTCAGGTGTGCATATAAGAGATCTTTTAGAGCATATTGATCTTCAAAATCCAGAGTTAATCACAAAATTTGGTGGGCATGCGATGGCTGCCGGGCTCACTATTCATCAATCTAAGTTAGATTTATTTAAGCAAGTTTTTGATGAGGCTATTGATGAAATTTTAGAGCCTGAGCAACTACAAGGCATTATTTATACCGATGGGGAACTTACCGCCCAAGAGTTTAATTTAGAATGTGCTGAAATGTTACGTCAAGCAGGCCCATGGGGACAGCATTTCCCAGAACCGAGTTTTGAAGGTGAGTTTAAAATTCTTCAACAGAAATTACTGGCAGGTAAGCATTTGAAATTAATGTTAGAGTCAAGCTCTGGACAGTTATTAGATGCAATATGGTTTAATGTTGATGTTCGTTTTTTTCCCGATTTGTCTGTTAAAAGAGCAAAATTAGTTTATAAGCTGGACGTGAATGAATTTCGCGGGAATAAATTTTTACAGTTGAAAGTAGAGTATTTGCATTATATTTAAGTGATTTTACATATAGATGTAATTTACATAAATTTAAGAGAATTAGTTAGAATTAATCCAATTTCTATTGTAAAATCTGTGCGTATACAGCTTTTATTGGTTGTAAAGTTGTAAGCAATTTTTTAGATGGTATTTAATTAAGGAAACTAATAAGGAAACTATATGAAAATGGAGAAAACAGTACTTTTCCGTGGTTTATTATTATCGACGGTAGCTCTTGCAGTGGCTGCATGTGGTAATTTAAGCAAAGTAAGTGATGAAGGGACAACTGAAAATCCGGTATTCCCAAAAATCTCAGAATCTGAATTCAACCACGATGGTTCGCAATTTGGTTCATGGCCAAATTGGGAAAATGTTCGCCAAATTGAAAAAGGTATGAACAAAGATCAACTATATAACCTAATCGGTCGCCCACACTTTGAAGAGGGTTTATATGGTGTGCGTGAGTGGGATTATGCATTTAACTATCGTGAAAATGGTGTTCATAAAATTTGTCAGTATAAAATCTTATTTGATAAAAATATGAATGCACAAAGCTTCTTCTGGTATCCGAATGGTTGTAACGGTAATTCATCATTCAACTTAACGGGTGATTTCTTATTTGACTTCGATAAAGATACTTTAACAACCAAAGGTAAAGAAGTTGTTGATAATGTAGCTGAACAATTAAAATCATCTAAAGCTCAACAAGTTAAAGTTTCAGGTTACACAGATCGCTTAGGTTCTGCTGAATACAACTTAGATTTATCACAACGTCGTTCAAATATGGTAAAAGCACGCTTAATTCAACAAGGTGTTAATGCACAAATTGAAGCTGTTGGTTATGGTAAAGCAAATCAAGTAAAAGCGTGTGATGGCGAAAGCGGTAAAGCGTTAAAAGATTGTTTACGTCCTAACCGTCGCGTAGAAATTTCTGCAAATGGTGGCGTAATTAAACAACAAGATGGTGGTAATGTTGCAGGTCCTAATGGTCCGGCTCCGCTTTACCAAACTCCTGCATATAACGGCAGTAAATAATTTCTAGTTTTGATTAACTTAGAGTAGAATAGAAAGGCAACCAATAGGTTGCCTTTTCTTTTACTTTTTACTTTCTAGGAGAATGCTATGAGTTATCAAGCTATTGCTTTTGATTTAGACGGAACGTTACTTTCATCCAATGCTACTATTTTAGAGTCAAGTAAATTGGCTATTCAAAAGGTAAGAGAAAAGGGAATCAAAGTATATTTTGTTACAGGCAGACATCACACGGCGGTGCGTCCTTATTATGCGGAGCTCGGTTTAGATACACCTGTAGTTTGTTGCAATGGCACTTATGTGTATGATTTTAAAAATGAAAAGGTGGTAACAGGTAATCCGTTGAAACCAGAAACTGCGACGAAATTAATTAATGAAGCACAGTTGGAAGGTATTCATACAGCGGTTTATTTTCAGGATGCCATGACTTATGAAGAACCTAATAACCATTTTATCAAATTTAAAAAGTGGGTAGATTCCTGCCCTGAATCAGTTCGTCCAAATGTGCAACAGGTTGAAAATTTCCAAAAAGAAATTGATAAAGGAATAACAATTTGGAAGGTACTCATTAGCGATCCGGATTTAGCCAAGATGCAAAAATTTGTGGAAAAATTACCGCTTGACGAAGTAAGCCCTGAGTGGTCTTGGATTGACCGTGTTGATATTACCAGTGTGGGTAACAGTAAAGGGGCAAGATTGGCAGAATTATTGAAATTAGAAGGTATTGAACCACAGAAAGTTATTGCATTTGGAGATAATTTCAATGATATTTCTATGTTGGAAAGTGTAGGCTTGGGTATTGCAATGGGCGGTTCCGAAGAAGAAGTTCAGCAAAAAGCTAAAAAAACGATCGGCTCTAATAATGAAGATAGTATTGCAAATGAATTAAAACTGCACTTTAACCTTTAAATTATGATTAAGCCCAAAGATTCTATTGCTCGCCGTATAGGGCTCTATTTTTTAATTATGATTGCATTTGCTTCCATTATTAGTGGTATCTCATTGGGGATTATGTGGAGCAATAAATCTGATGCAAGTCTGATTAATGTTTCGGGTTCATTACGTATGCAAAGTTACCGCTTATTATCGGAAATGTATACAAAGCAAGAAGTGTTGCCCGAGCGTTTATTAGAATATCATCGGACATTACATTCAACCGAGCTGAGTTCACTGAAAAAAAATTGGTTATTGCCTAATAATCTTGAGCATAGTTACCAAAAACTGTTAAAAGATTGGTATGAAATGCAGTCCTATGCAAATCGTGGGGATAGAGGCAGCTATGCTGCTCATATTGAGGCTTATGTACAGAAAGTTGATGATTTTGTTTTGCGGCTTCAAGAATTTGCGGAGTTGAAGCTAAAGATTGCAACAGGCGTAATTTCTGTTGCAATGTTACTGATTATCGCCCTTGCATATATCGGTGTTTGGTATACTCGCAAACATATTATTAGTCCATTAAAGCAGCTTGTGAAAGCAAGCTTGCAAATACAAAATAAAGATTTTAGCCATCTTAAGTTAGCGGTAAACGACCCGAATGAATTAGGCTTACTTTCTGCTACATTTATCGACATGTCTAATGAGTTGTTAAAATTTTATACCTCCTTAGAAGATAAAGTTCAGGATAAAACCCGCCGTTTATTGGCGGTAAATCGTTCGCTTTTAGTTTTATATCAATGTTCTCAACTATTGACAGCTAAGCCGATTAATCAAGATGTTCTCAATCAAGTGCTGAAAACAGTATTTGATAATGAACATCTTCTTGGTATTGAATTGCAAGTTTATGGTGCAGATTATTGGAACGTTACCATAGATAATAAACCGCAGATAGACTGGATTTCATTAGAGATTGCAATAGAAAATGAAAAGCTTGGATTATTACGCTGGAAGCCATCACTACTTTGTCCTGATGAACGATTAATTCAAAACGTATCGGAAATGATTGGCCGCAGTCTTTATGTAGTACAAATGCAAAAGCAGCAGCAACAATTGGTTTTAATGGAAGAACGAGCTATTATTGCACGAGAATTGCATGATTCATTAGCACAGTCTCTTACATTTTTTAAAATTCAAGTGAGTTTGCTTAAATTAGCGAAAAGCGATGAAAAAAGAAATGAAATTTTAACCGTATTTGAAAAGGCATTGAATGAAGCTTATAGCCAGCTAAGAGAGTTGCTTTCCACCTTTAGGTTGACTATCCAAGAGGCAAATCTACAGCAGGCATTAGAAAAAATTATTGAAGGGCTAAGAGCAAAAACTGCAGCACAGATTCGCTTAAGTTGTAAATTACCCTCTCATTTGTTTAATGCCCAACAGCAAGTTCATGTGCTGCAAATTGTTCGGGAAGCAGTAATTAATGCGATTAAACACTCAGAGGCGACAGAAATTAACGTTGTGGCTGAAACCAACGCAGATGGAGAACATTGTCTTATTATCCAAGATAATGGCAAAGGATTACCGAATAATACATTATTAGACGGACATTATGGATTAACCATTATGCAAGAGCGGGCGGCTGAATTAAAGGCAGAATTTTCAGTCCAGAATCATGAAAGTGGTGGTGTGAAAGTCCAAATTGTTTTGCCGAATATGATGAGCAAGCGGTAATTTTTTACAAGAATTTTGCAAATAGAAATAGATTAGTACAATATAAGGATGGAAAATGCAAATCAGAAAATCAACAGAAGCGGATTTTGAAAGCATTTTAGCAATTTACAATCAAGCTATACCTACTCATCAGATTACAGCAGATTTAGACTTAGCAACATTAGAGAACCGTAGAGAGTGGTTTGACTTTCATCTAAATAGCCAACAGTATCCGTTGTGGACAGTTGAAGATGAAACAGGAATAGTGGGCTGGTTTAGTTTTTCACCTTTTTATGAGCGGTCTGCATTTGTGCATACGTCTGAAATCAGTATCTATTTAGATAGTAAAGCAAAAGGGAAAGGTTACGGCTCAAAAATTATTGAATTTATGCAGGCAGAAATGCTCAATCATAATATCCATACCTTAATGGCGTATGTATTTGAGCTGAATCAAGTGAGCCAAAATCTGATGAAAAAACACGGATTTGAACAGTGGGGTAGATTTCCTCATATTGCAAACATGGGAAAAGATGAACAAGGGAATGATAAATGGCGTACCTTGTTAATGATGTCTTACCAAAAAGGGATTGAATCATAAATGAATAGAACAAAAGTAGTGCTTGCTACAGGCAATGCCGGTAAAGTAAAAGAAATGGCAGATGTGTTATCGCAATTCGGTTTCGATGTGGTGGCACAAAGTGAATTTGGTATTGTTTCCCCTGAAGAAACCGGTTTAACCTTTGTGGAAAATGCGCTAATTAAAGCGCGTTATGCCGCAAAAATGACCGGGTTGCCAGCAATTGCTGACGATTCCGGTTTGTCAGTTGAAGTATTAGGCGGAGAACCGGGATTATATTCTGCCCGTTATGCCGGTGCTGAAGCAACGGATGCGGATAATCGTAGAAAATTATTGGTAGAGATGGATGGTAAAATAAGCAGAGAAGCAAAATTTGTTAGCTGTATTGTATTTTTAAAACACGAAACCGATCCTACTCCTTATATTGCATTAGGTGAGTGCTTCGGTGAAATTTTAAAAGAAGAGCGAGGCGACAACGGCTTCGGTTACGATTCACTCTTTTTCTATCCACCTAAAAATTGCACCTTTGCAGAATTAGAAACCAAAGAGAAAAAAGCAATCTCTCATCGAGCTATTGCACTAAAAAGTTTAAAGCAGCAATTAGAAGGAAATAACAAATGATCATTACGACAACACCTACTATTGAAGGAAAAACTGTTACTGAATATAAAGGATTAGTATTTGGTGAAGTTGTTTCAGGGGCGAACTTTATCCGAGATTTTTTAGCCGGAATTACTGATATTGTTGGCGGGCGCTCTGGTGCTTATGAAAGCAAACTCCACAGTGCCAGAAAAAATGCGCTTGCGGAGCTGGAAAAAGAGGCGAAAAAAGTAGGCGCAAACGCAGTTGTTGGTGTCTCTCTCGAGTATCAATCAATGGGTGGTGATAAAGGCATGTTTATTGTGGTAGCAACAGGCACGGCAGTAGTTGTGCGTTAGTTATGACAATCAATCAAAACAGCATTGAGCCTGATTTCTGGCAGAAAAAAAACTTGCTCGAAATGAATGAGGCAGAGTGGGAAGCGCTATGTGATGGTTGTGGGAAATGTTGCTACCGGAAATATATTCAAGGACGAGGCAAGCGTGAAAGACTTTATTACACTTCGGTTGCTTGCAATTTATTAGATCTCAAAACAGGGCGTTGTAGCAATTATGCTAATCGGTTTAAGGTTGAGAGAGATTGTACTAAACTCACTAAAAAGAATTTACCAGATTTCGGCTGGTTGCCGAAAACCTGCGCTTATCGACTACTTTATGAAGGAAAACCGTTGTTTGATTGGCATCCGCTTATATCACAAGATCCGAACTCAGTGCAAAAAGCCGGTGTTCTTATTCCAAATGGTATTCATGAAAAAGAGATTATTGACTGGTTTGAATTTGTGATTGATGAGGTTTAAATTACAAAAAAGGCGTTTCATTAGAAACGCCTTTTAACTGTTAAGCTTTTGCCATTTCAAATTCAATTAACATCATTAAAATATGGATAACTTTAATGTGAATTTCTTGTGTGCGGTCTGCATAACGGAAGTGTGGCACACGGATTTCGATATCGGCTAATCCTGCCATTTGACCACCATCTTTGCCTGTCATGGCAATGACTTTCATCCCTTTTTCTTTTGCAACTTTAATCGCATTCAGCACGTTTTTAGAATTACCCGAAGTTGATAAACCGAATAGCACATCGCCTTTTTGTCCAACCGCTTCCAGATAACGGGAAAAGAC is a genomic window containing:
- a CDS encoding OmpA family protein — protein: MEKTVLFRGLLLSTVALAVAACGNLSKVSDEGTTENPVFPKISESEFNHDGSQFGSWPNWENVRQIEKGMNKDQLYNLIGRPHFEEGLYGVREWDYAFNYRENGVHKICQYKILFDKNMNAQSFFWYPNGCNGNSSFNLTGDFLFDFDKDTLTTKGKEVVDNVAEQLKSSKAQQVKVSGYTDRLGSAEYNLDLSQRRSNMVKARLIQQGVNAQIEAVGYGKANQVKACDGESGKALKDCLRPNRRVEISANGGVIKQQDGGNVAGPNGPAPLYQTPAYNGSK
- a CDS encoding pyridoxal phosphatase, with protein sequence MSYQAIAFDLDGTLLSSNATILESSKLAIQKVREKGIKVYFVTGRHHTAVRPYYAELGLDTPVVCCNGTYVYDFKNEKVVTGNPLKPETATKLINEAQLEGIHTAVYFQDAMTYEEPNNHFIKFKKWVDSCPESVRPNVQQVENFQKEIDKGITIWKVLISDPDLAKMQKFVEKLPLDEVSPEWSWIDRVDITSVGNSKGARLAELLKLEGIEPQKVIAFGDNFNDISMLESVGLGIAMGGSEEEVQQKAKKTIGSNNEDSIANELKLHFNL
- the narQ gene encoding nitrate/nitrite two-component system sensor histidine kinase NarQ, whose protein sequence is MIKPKDSIARRIGLYFLIMIAFASIISGISLGIMWSNKSDASLINVSGSLRMQSYRLLSEMYTKQEVLPERLLEYHRTLHSTELSSLKKNWLLPNNLEHSYQKLLKDWYEMQSYANRGDRGSYAAHIEAYVQKVDDFVLRLQEFAELKLKIATGVISVAMLLIIALAYIGVWYTRKHIISPLKQLVKASLQIQNKDFSHLKLAVNDPNELGLLSATFIDMSNELLKFYTSLEDKVQDKTRRLLAVNRSLLVLYQCSQLLTAKPINQDVLNQVLKTVFDNEHLLGIELQVYGADYWNVTIDNKPQIDWISLEIAIENEKLGLLRWKPSLLCPDERLIQNVSEMIGRSLYVVQMQKQQQQLVLMEERAIIARELHDSLAQSLTFFKIQVSLLKLAKSDEKRNEILTVFEKALNEAYSQLRELLSTFRLTIQEANLQQALEKIIEGLRAKTAAQIRLSCKLPSHLFNAQQQVHVLQIVREAVINAIKHSEATEINVVAETNADGEHCLIIQDNGKGLPNNTLLDGHYGLTIMQERAAELKAEFSVQNHESGGVKVQIVLPNMMSKR
- a CDS encoding GNAT family N-acetyltransferase, whose protein sequence is MQIRKSTEADFESILAIYNQAIPTHQITADLDLATLENRREWFDFHLNSQQYPLWTVEDETGIVGWFSFSPFYERSAFVHTSEISIYLDSKAKGKGYGSKIIEFMQAEMLNHNIHTLMAYVFELNQVSQNLMKKHGFEQWGRFPHIANMGKDEQGNDKWRTLLMMSYQKGIES
- the rdgB gene encoding RdgB/HAM1 family non-canonical purine NTP pyrophosphatase translates to MNRTKVVLATGNAGKVKEMADVLSQFGFDVVAQSEFGIVSPEETGLTFVENALIKARYAAKMTGLPAIADDSGLSVEVLGGEPGLYSARYAGAEATDADNRRKLLVEMDGKISREAKFVSCIVFLKHETDPTPYIALGECFGEILKEERGDNGFGYDSLFFYPPKNCTFAELETKEKKAISHRAIALKSLKQQLEGNNK
- a CDS encoding heavy metal-binding domain-containing protein; the encoded protein is MIITTTPTIEGKTVTEYKGLVFGEVVSGANFIRDFLAGITDIVGGRSGAYESKLHSARKNALAELEKEAKKVGANAVVGVSLEYQSMGGDKGMFIVVATGTAVVVR
- a CDS encoding YcgN family cysteine cluster protein, which translates into the protein MTINQNSIEPDFWQKKNLLEMNEAEWEALCDGCGKCCYRKYIQGRGKRERLYYTSVACNLLDLKTGRCSNYANRFKVERDCTKLTKKNLPDFGWLPKTCAYRLLYEGKPLFDWHPLISQDPNSVQKAGVLIPNGIHEKEIIDWFEFVIDEV